A genome region from Anastrepha ludens isolate Willacy chromosome 3, idAnaLude1.1, whole genome shotgun sequence includes the following:
- the LOC128857291 gene encoding uncharacterized protein DDB_G0284459 yields the protein MALRLRRDVQKASYYVWFLGAEEAKGLRGTRVINSVLPYLIDRSRGQEPLKVTLQVSHKGIKILQGSSKHFIPHSAITSSVQTDDIVACVLLLYNPATKCPLHVHAYRCDSESTAEALHQQLQILINRPENQKRFEELETRLGIMPPLPTSSGNNSKSASHISSNGHNNEHNSVPKQHYLSQQHQSQQQQPHRRHESSPKRFSSSLGSDTGNSTRESECSEEHSGGSPVSRSPPVTGTTKPLPLPQPTNELFDSLAAELRAKLNGNGPPLLLPPRDYDTVHRSKGNLTAIELRRCRNALIVGGATPNETAVTANGKQVSSRGSSGIGSDLAPSPERQDLNSSSDDEQWSNEADNSVIALKPSQIAMERSPPIIPHHPQLNRKSAVQPPEDSYLRDLPAKPYTPRQSANSSAHREKIVASTHERDPRSKTPSTASWSREDEIKPIIMRPADYDAKFNRVLQAETKQEYHRRADGGGGGGTGGRERDRERDREREHPKLRDTDKYNEINRLLNKKLSLERESPEQHFTKQKLDDAEDFDDSDPPSDHRPVHPTSSYRKENLTDKQKFIEYTAKKQSKSYAAEEAQRYGGRHRYVDPADLPFEQSTSHNKYAAVHRSTHSPDRSDHGHPRMSEREREPDRLREKERERERDRERERERERENDRKQYSHSNERNPYREPESLPYIQSMEKMMKSSAMRYKAFDGALEPAAVAPPKEELHTKLSSQRSKSYTKRNDDDTIPKEYAHSSSRSDVTPKDRFKDAKDKFRAMERNGSRYDLGDEKDVSDYRPRRRGSVEPTDNGRPYADWSDEERLDDSPTPVATRSRSRSRGQLWEETNVAPREMLPPREHHIRERGRERQYQEYAPDVRPMREASGKRPDTHRVMRERSSDMTDARDPYREAYRYEQRKVRDHSRDTPPMRDERDRHREPVRHEYAPDVRAGLPEHRSNRRQAEKHTDYYPSPTPPPPTAGAPIPNPKGISNLTKGYRHSYAEPVFARAGGRVGLAAVNPY from the exons ATGGCACTACGCCTGAGACGTGATGTACAAAAAGCATCGTATTACGTATGGTTTCTGGGCGCCGAAGAGGCGAAGGGTTTGCGCGGTACACGTGTCATCAATTCAGTGCTGCCGTATCTGATTGATCGGTCACGCGGGCAAGAGCCACTCAAAGTGACGCTGCAGGTCTCCCACAAGGGTATCAAAATATTGCAG GGCTCCTCGAAACATTTCATACCACACAGTGCCATAACCAGCTCCGTGCAAACTGATGACATCGTTGCATGTGTTTTGTTGCTATATAATCCGGCAACAAAATGTCCATTGCACGTACATGCCTATCGTTGCGATTCCGAGTCCACAGCCGAGGCGTTGCATCAACAGCTGCAAATACTAATCAATCGTCCAGAAAACCAAAAACGCTTTGAGGAATTGGAAACACG tttGGGCATCATGCCGCCATTGCCCACGTCCAGTGGCAACAACAGCAAGTCAGCGTCGCACATTTCCAGCAATGGTCACAATAACGAACACAACAGTGTGCCGAAGCAACACTATTTGTCACAACAACAtcaatcacaacaacaacaaccacatcgCCGTCACGAATCGTCACCCAAGCGCTTCAGCTCATCGCTAGGCAGCGACACTGGCAACAGTACACGCGAATCAGAATGCAGTGAAGAACATAGCGGCGGTTCGCCCGTATCCCGTTCACCGCCCGTCACAGGCACCACAAAACCGCTACCACTGCCGCAGCCCACCAATGAGCTGTTCGATTCATTGGCCGCGGAGCTGCGTGCCAAGTTGAATGGCAATGGACCGCCTTTGTTACTGCCGCCACGCGACTATGACACAGTGCATCGCTCCAAGGGCAATTTGACGGCAATTGAACTTCGTCGCTGCCGAAATGCGTTGATTGTGGGCGGCGCCACGCCCAATGAGACAGCCGTAACTGCTAATGGCAAACAAGTTTCATCGCGTGGCTCCTCAGGCATCGGTTCGGATTTGGCACCGAGCCCAGAGCGACAAGACCTGAACAGTTCGAGTG atgatgaacagtggtcGAACGAAGCGGACAACTCTGTAATCGCGCTTAAACCATCACAGATTGCGATGGAACGCTCGCCACCCATAATACCGCATCATCCACAGTTGAACCGCAAGAGCGCTGTTCAGCCACCTGAAGATAGTTATTTGCGCGATCTGCCGGCGAAACCTTACACACCACGACAAAGCGCCAACAGTAGTGCGCATCGTGAAAAGATCGTTGCTTCCACACATGAGCGTGACCCGCGCTCGAAAACGCCATCGACGGCGAGCTGGTCGCGCGAAGACGAAATAAAGCCGATCATTATGCGCCCAGCCGATTATGATGCGAAATTCAATCGCGTTTTACAAGCCGAAACAAAACAGGAGTATCATCGACGCGCTGATGGTGGCGGTGGAGGTGGCACCGGCGGTAGAGAACGTGATCGTGAACGTGATCGTGAACGCGAACATCCAAAGTTACGCGACACCGACAAATACAATGAAATCAATCGTTTGCTGAACAAAAAACTTTCACTAGAACGTGAATCACCAGAACAACACTTTACTAAGCAAAAACTGGATGATGCTGAAGACTTCGATGACTCCGATCCACCTAGCGATCACAGACCTGTTCACCCAACCTCCAGCTATCGCAAGGAGAATCTCACAGATAAGCAGAAATTCATCGAATACACAGCAAAGAAACAGTCAAAATCGTACGCTGCCGAGGAGGCGCAACGCTATGGGGGACGCCATCGATACGTTGACCCGGCCGATTTGCCGTTTGAACAGTCCACAAGCCATAACAAGTATGCTGCTGTACACCGTAGTACGCACTCACCCGATCGTTCTGATCATGGCCATCCGCGCATGAGTGAGCGCGAACGAGAGCCAGATCGCTTGCGCGAAAAAGAACGCGAGAGGGAAAGGGATCGTGAACGTGAGCGTGAGCGTGAACGTGAAAACGATCGTAAACAATATTCACATAGCAATGAGCGTAACCCATACCGTGAACCAGAGAGTCTGCCCTACATACAAAGCATGGAAAAGATGATGAAGTCATCCGCAATGCGTTACAAGGCATTTGATGGCGCATTAGAGCCTGCAGCGGTTGCGCCACCCAAAGAAGAACTACACACAAAACTCAGCTCACAGCGTAGCAAATCTTACACAAAACGCAACGACGACGATACGATTCCAAAGGAGTATGCACACTCCAGTAGCCGATCTGATGTCACGCCCAAGGATCGCTTCAAGGATGCCAAGGACAAGTTTCGCGCCATGGAACGCAACGGCAGTCGATATGACCTAGGCGATGAGAAAGACGTATCCGACTATCGACCACGGCGCCGCGGATCGGTCGAACCAACAGACAATGGACGTCCATATGCCGATTGGAGTGATGAAGAGCGTCTAGATGATTCACCAACGCCAGTTGCCACCCGTTCGCGCTCTCGCTCACGCGGCCAGCTGTGGGAAGAAACAAATGTGGCGCCACGCGAGATGTTACCACCACGCGAACATCATATTCGCGAACGTGGCCGGGAGCGTCAATACCAAGAGTATGCGCCAGATGTTCGTCCAATGCGTGAAGCTTCAGGCAAACGCCCCGACACACATCGTGTGATGCGTGAACGCTCAAGTGACATGACAGATGCGCGTGATCCCTATCGTGAGGCATATCGGTATGAACAACGCAAAGTACGTGATCATTCAAGAGATACGCCTCCAATGCGTGACGAACGCGATCGGCATCGAGAACCTGTA